A genomic region of Pyrus communis chromosome 14, drPyrComm1.1, whole genome shotgun sequence contains the following coding sequences:
- the LOC137714322 gene encoding uncharacterized protein yields MSNLNKLDFTALEVSRRNYLKWVQDVKLHLTTKNLRLTIEEKTDNPIGEAEKATVMVFIQRHIHDALQTEYLAEEDPYALWIVLADNFDHQNDIFLPEARHNWQHLCFQDFKSVNEYNYDVCRIRSLLKFCNETLTEEDLLEKTYSTFYASNIVLQQQYRAQKFTKFSNLIFVLLLAEKQNQLLMKNHQARPTRATVVPEAHYSTNQLPKRKKRHGRDSQKPSHQGQQSRGPSKGGNKDLKRPSLRRPRTSKIRAKHLKP; encoded by the coding sequence AAGGAACTACCttaagtgggtccaagatgtgaagctccacctcactacCAAGAACTTACGTCTCACTATTGAAGAAAAGACGGATAACCCTATTGGCGAAGCTGAAAAAGCCACGGTTATGGTCTTCATTCAAAGACATATCCATGATGCCTTGCAAACTGAATATCTTGCTGAGGAGGATCCATATGCACTTTGGATCGTTTTGGCTGATaattttgatcaccaaaatgacatattcttgcctgaagcaagacacaaCTGGCAGCATTtgtgcttccaagactttaagtctgtgaatgaatataattatgatgtttgtcgaatccgatcacttctcaagttttgcaACGAAACTTTGACTGAAGAGGATCTCCTAGAGAAGACTTATTCGACATTCTATGCCtctaatattgtcctgcagcaacaatatagagctcaaaagttcactaagttctccaatttgatctttgttttacttctcgctgaaaagcagaaccaactgttgatgaagaatcatcaagctcgacctactcGGGCGACTgttgtgcctgaagcacactaTAGCACCAACCAACTCCCAAAACGTAAAAAAAGGCATGGTAGAGACAGCCAAAAGCCATCCcaccaaggtcaacagagtcgaggcccatctaagggaggaaacaaagACTTGAAGCGCCCCTCGCTCCGAAGGCCCCGAACTTCAaaaataagggcaaagcacctgaaaccatga